In Primulina huaijiensis isolate GDHJ02 chromosome 16, ASM1229523v2, whole genome shotgun sequence, a single genomic region encodes these proteins:
- the LOC140960937 gene encoding palmitoyl-acyl carrier protein thioesterase, chloroplastic-like, translating into MVTTAATSAIFSVASSASDSFGKATGKNEGNIPSSIDAFGNGVKPKSTSSGRLQMKANAQANPRVNGTRVGVMDGRKIEDEVISSPPPRTFINQLPDWSMLLAAITTIFLAAEKQWMMLDWKPKRLDVIDDPFGLGSIMQNGLIFRQNFSIRSYEIGADRTVSVETLMNHLQETALNHVKTAGLLNDGFGSTPEMCKRNLIWVVAKMQVLVDRYPTWGDVIQVDTWVAASGKNGMRRDWLIRDRNTGDVLTRASSQWVMMNKETRRLAKIPDEVRDEIGGYFVDSPPVVDQETRKLPKLDDTTADYIRTGLTPRWTDLDVNQHVNNVKYVGWILESAPLPVVETHELAGITLEYRRECTRDSVLESLCSVLDKGIGDLANSGFVECQHLLRWEGGGEVIKGRTEWRPKHADRIGA; encoded by the exons ATGGTGACGACTGCTGCAACGTCTGCAATTTTCTCAGTAGCTTCTTCGGCTTCAGATTCTTTTGGAAAAGCAACGGGAAAGAATGAAGGAAACATTCCTTCAAGTATTGATGCATTTGGGAATGGTGTTAAGCCAAAATCCACATCTTCAGGACGTTTACAGATGAAGGCCAACGCACAAGCCAATCCCAGGGTTAATGGGACAAGGGTTGGAGTAATGGATGGTCGTAAGATTGAAGACGAGGTGATCTCATCCCCTCCTCCGAGGACTTTTATCAACCAATTACCTGATTGGAGCATGCTCCTTGCTGCCATCACCACAATATTTCTGGCAGCAGAGAAGCAATGGATGATGCTTGATTGGAAACCGAAACGTTTAGATGTGATTGATGATCCCTTTGGTTTAGGGAGCATCATGCAGAATGGTTTGATATTTCGTCAAAACTTCAGTATCAGATCATATGAAATAGGCGCTGATCGAACTGTCTCTGTAGAGACGTTGATGAATCATTTGCAG GAAACAGCTCTTAATCATGTAAAGACTGCAGGACTGCTCAATGATGGCTTTGGTTCAACTCCTGAGATgtgcaaaagaaatttaatttggGTGGTTGCTAAAATGCAGGTTCTCGTGGATCGCTATCCTACTTG GGGTGATGTTATTCAGGTAGATACTTGGGTAGCTGCTTCTGGGAAGAATGGCATGCGCCGAGACTGGCTTATACGTGATCGCAACACTGGAGATGTCTTAACAAGAGCTTCCAG TCAATGGGTGATGATGAATAAAGAGACCAGGAGATTAGCGAAAATTCCGGATGAGGTTCGGGATGAAATAGGTGGCTATTTTGTGGATTCTCCTCCCGTGGTGGACCAGGAAACTAGGAAGCTACCAAAACTTGATGATACAACTGCAGATTATATCCGTACTGGTTTAACA CCAAGATGGACTGATTTAGATGTGAACCAACATGTGAATAATGTCAAATACGTTGGCTGGATTCTTGAG AGCGCACCATTACCTGTCGTGGAGACTCATGAGCTTGCTGGTATAACTCTAGAGTACCGGAGGGAATGCACAAGGGACAGTGTGCTGGAGTCTCTCTGTTCTGTACTGGATAAGGGCATTGGTGATCTGGCAAATTCTGGTTTTGTTGAGTGCCAGCATTTGCTGCGGTGGGAGGGTGGTGGTGAAGTCATCAAGGGAAGGACCGAGTGGAGGCCTAAACATGCTGACAGAATCGGGGCATGA